A portion of the Chromobacterium sp. IIBBL 290-4 genome contains these proteins:
- a CDS encoding AAA family ATPase, producing MQLLRIGIPAFRNLRDLNIVFETHLPLAASAPAGAQPKLIRSHALIGQNGIGKSNLIEALITIFRDVDLDREAAFDYSLEYGIRGHVVRIEADTAKQKRPYVWVDGKAESQGYLLKNRELLPAHIFAYYSGRNERIEALFQEHQRRFNLRQEITADEVLSEQLLENFTGSESDIRAIEEAKRRRDARQKQAGDDRLRRLFYCRGGHSQLVLLACLLSDDPVFQKVLKNLHIESLESALFVLKEPHRLREKRRGGKFDERELNGGDPRFWYARGNVVSEFLDKLWQVAWAPIEQEATKQIDFRGRSEKQKQLYLFVPSQEKLKELGEMVGSADSFFRYAEGAYIGDLIDEVRITVKKRDEHGGKVSFTHLSEGELQMLTVLGLMRITREDHCLFLLDEPDTHLNPIWKLRYFDDIEGVLCDSHADGFESGTVDSRVFEMSAGQSQILITTHDPMMVGSLKREQVHILRRNGDRTAVDVPDEDPQGMGVTGLLKSELFGLSSTLDIETERRLFRRNELFVKTPRTAEEDAELSRLSAELADLGFSTADFRDPDYALFVRKMAQHKRFRKSTLTPQEQAEQDAIADAIIDEILREEGAQ from the coding sequence ATGCAGTTACTCCGCATCGGCATTCCGGCTTTTCGTAATCTGCGCGATCTCAACATCGTTTTCGAGACACACTTGCCGCTCGCCGCCAGTGCGCCAGCGGGCGCACAGCCCAAGCTCATTCGTAGCCACGCGCTAATTGGCCAGAACGGCATCGGTAAGTCCAACCTGATCGAGGCGCTGATCACTATCTTCCGCGATGTCGATCTGGACCGCGAAGCGGCATTCGATTACTCGCTGGAATACGGCATTCGCGGACATGTGGTGCGTATCGAGGCCGACACGGCCAAACAGAAAAGGCCTTATGTATGGGTGGATGGCAAGGCCGAATCACAGGGCTATTTGCTGAAAAACCGCGAGCTGCTGCCGGCGCACATCTTTGCCTATTATTCCGGCCGCAACGAACGTATCGAAGCTTTATTTCAGGAGCACCAGCGCCGCTTCAATCTGCGCCAGGAAATCACCGCAGACGAAGTGCTATCCGAACAGCTACTAGAGAATTTTACCGGTTCTGAGTCGGATATCCGCGCCATTGAAGAGGCCAAACGCCGCCGCGACGCACGGCAGAAACAGGCCGGTGACGACCGCCTGCGCCGCCTGTTCTATTGTCGCGGTGGCCACAGCCAATTGGTATTGTTAGCCTGTTTGCTGTCCGACGACCCGGTATTCCAGAAGGTGCTGAAAAATTTGCACATTGAGTCGCTGGAATCCGCCTTATTTGTGCTGAAAGAGCCGCACCGCCTGCGTGAAAAGCGTCGTGGCGGCAAGTTCGACGAGCGGGAGCTCAACGGAGGTGACCCGCGCTTCTGGTATGCGCGGGGCAATGTGGTGAGTGAGTTTCTGGACAAGCTCTGGCAAGTGGCTTGGGCACCCATTGAGCAGGAAGCGACCAAGCAGATCGACTTTCGTGGCCGCAGCGAAAAGCAGAAGCAGCTTTACCTGTTTGTCCCGAGCCAGGAAAAGCTCAAGGAGCTGGGCGAAATGGTCGGCAGTGCTGACAGTTTCTTCCGCTACGCCGAAGGCGCCTACATTGGCGATTTGATCGACGAGGTGCGTATCACGGTCAAGAAACGGGACGAGCACGGTGGCAAGGTGAGCTTTACCCATTTATCGGAAGGGGAGCTGCAAATGCTCACCGTGCTGGGCTTGATGCGCATCACCCGTGAAGACCACTGCTTGTTTCTGCTGGATGAACCGGACACCCATCTGAACCCGATTTGGAAGCTGCGCTACTTTGATGACATCGAAGGCGTGTTGTGTGATAGCCATGCAGACGGATTCGAGAGTGGCACGGTTGATAGCAGAGTCTTTGAGATGTCTGCTGGACAATCGCAAATCCTGATCACTACCCACGACCCGATGATGGTGGGCAGCCTCAAGCGTGAGCAAGTGCACATCCTGCGCCGCAATGGCGACCGTACGGCGGTGGATGTGCCTGACGAAGACCCGCAGGGCATGGGCGTGACGGGTTTGCTTAAAAGCGAATTGTTCGGCCTGTCATCCACGCTGGATATTGAAACCGAGCGTCGCCTGTTCCGCCGCAATGAGTTGTTCGTGAAAACACCGCGCACGGCAGAAGAGGATGCCGAGCTCAGCCGTCTCTCTGCCGAACTGGCCGACCTTGGCTTTTCTACCGCCGATTTTCGCGACCCGGATTACGCGTTGTTCGTGCGTAAGATGGCGCAGCATAAGCGCTTCCGCAAATCAACGCTCACCCCACAGGAGCAAGCCGAGCAGGACGCTATTGCAGACGCCATCATCGATGAAATCCTACGTGAGGAGGGTGCTCAGTGA